The Gordonia mangrovi genome includes the window CGCCGGCGTCCCGCATCTCTTTGAGTGCCTTCTTCGCGGTTTGGGCGGACACGGCAGCGGTGAAGTTCAGCAGCACCCGCGTGTCGAACCCCTCGCGGACCGCGTCGAGCGCGGTTGCGCGCACGCAGTGGTCAGTGGCGATCCCGACAACATCGACATGGGTGATGCCCCGATCGCGCAGCCACTCGGCGAGAGTGACGCCGTCGGCGGCACCTTCGAAGCCCGAGTAGGCGGCGCTGTAGTGGCCCTTGTCGAACACCTGGTGCGCGACGGCGTCAGCGAAGTCGGGATGGAACGCGACGCCGTCGGTGCCCACCCGGCAATGCGGCGGCCAGGAGTCCACGTAGTCGGGCTTCTCGGAGAAGTGATCGCCTGGATCGATGTGATAGTCGCGCGTCGCGACCACGGTGCGGTAGTCGCCCAGGATCTGGTTGACGGCGTGCGCGACCGCCGCGCCGCCGTTCACGCCCAGCGCACCGCCCTCGCAGAAGTCGTTCTGGACATCGACGACGATCAGGGCGTGGTCCTTGGGGGCATGTTCTGCCATGACTGTGGTGTGAGTCCTTCCTGGCTAACCGAGTACGTAGCGGGTGGGGACGGCGGGATCTCCGTGGGACAGGCCCAAACCCTCCCATGGCAGGCTCACGAGCGCATCCGCGAGGTGTGTGCGTCCGTTCTCGAGAGTCGGTAGGCCGTCGACCGGATCGCCGCCGCGTACCAGCGGGATCTGCAACGGTCGCAGCGTCAATCCATCCGACGATGGCGGATCGTCGACGGTGCGGTAGAGGATTTCCTCGACGATCGTGCCCGAGGCCCGAGCTGCCCGCACCGCCCGCTTGGCGCCGCCTTTGGACTCCTTGTGGCTGGCCCGTTTCGCGACGGGCAGACCATCGACCTCGACGAGCTTGTAGATCATGCCGGCGGTGGGTGCGCCGCTGCCGGTGACCAACGACGTGCCCACCCCGTAGGTGTCGACGGGTTCGGCCCGCAGCGAGGCGATGGCGTACTCGTCGAGGTCGCCCGACACCACGATCTTGGTGTCGGTGGCGCCCAGCGAGTCGAGCTGGTCGCGTACCTGACGGGCGAGTACGCCCAGATCGCCGGAGTCGATCCGGACCCCGCCCAGTCCGGTCCCGGCGACGTCGATCGCGTTGCGGACACCCTGGGTGATGTCGTAGGTGTCGACGAGCAGCGTGGTGCCGATCGCCAGTGCCTCGATCTGCGCGGCGAAAGCGGCTTTCTCGTCCGGGCCGTCCGGGCCGGTGAAGCCGAGCGTGAATGCGTGGGCCGCGGTGCCCGCGCTGGGCACCCCATAGGTACGTGCCGCTTCGAGATTCGACGTGGCGGCGACGCCGGCCAGATATGCGGCCCGCGCACTCGCCACCGCCGCACGTTCGTGTGTGCGGCGCGAACCCATCTCGATGATCGGCCGCCCGGCCGCGGCGCTGACCATCCGGGCCGCCGCCGACGCGATCGCACTGTCGTGATTGAGGATGGACAGGATCAATGTCTCCAGCAGCACGCCCTCGGCGAACGTCGTACGCACGGACAGGATGGGGGAGCCGGGGAAGTACAGCTCACCTTCGCGGTAGCCGTCGATGTCGCCGGTGAACCGGTAGTCGCGCAGCCAGCGGACCGTGTCGTCGTCGAGGAATCGACTGACCGATGCCAGCTCCTCCTCGCCGAAGCGGAAGCGGGCGAGTTCGTCGATCAGCCGTCCGGTGCCCGCCACGACGCCGTATCGGCGACCATCGGGCAGGCGGCGCGCGAACACCTCGAACACGCATGGGCGGTGCGCCATCGGATGACGCAACGCGGCCGAGACCATGGTCAGCTCGTACTGATCGGTCAGCAGGGCGGTGTTGTCGATGGTCACAATCGCTTACCCTATGTCGTATGGCGCCTGACGAGACTAGTGCGCACGAGGCTACCTTCCAGGGCGAGCGAAGCGACGGGAGATTCCAGGGCGAGCGAAGCGACGGGAGATTCCAGGGCGAGCGAAGCGACGGGAGATTCCAGGGCGAGCGAAGCGACGGGAGATTCCAGGGCGAGCGAAGCGACGGGAGATTCCAGGGCGAGCGAAGCGACGGGAGATTCCAGGGCGAGCGAAGCGACGGGAGATTCCAGGGCGAGCGAAGCGACGGGAGATTCCAGGGCGAGCGAAGCGACGGGAGATTCCAGGGCGAGCGAAGCGACGGGAGATTCCAGGGCGAGCGAAGCGACGGGAGATTCCAGGGCGAGCGAAGCGACGGGAGATTCCAGGGCGAGCGAAGCGACGGGAGATTCCAGGGCGAGCGAAGCGACGGGAGATTCCAGGGCGAGCGAAGCGACGGGAGATTCCAGGGCGAGCGAAGCGACGGGAGATTCCAGGGCGAGCGAAGCGACGGGAGATTCCAGGGCGAGCGAAGCGACGGGAGATTCCAGGGCGAGCGAAGCGACGGGAGATTCCACAGCGAGCGAAGCGACGTGGGTTGTCGCAGCGAGCGGAGCGACGATGGTGGGCCCGGTGGTACGACCGTCGTCGAACCGGAGCTCGCCGAGAACGCCGCCGCGCTGGACCGGCCGTGGGTCACCATCGTCTGGGATGACCCGGTCAATCTGATGCGCTACGTCACCTTCGTGTTCCAGAAGGTCTTCGGCTACTCCGAATCGCACGCGAACCAGCTGATGATGCAGGTCCACACCGAGGGCAAGGCCGTGGTGTCGGCCGGGGAGCGCGACAAGATGGAGGGCGACGTCCGAAAGCTGCATGCGGCCGGTCTGTGGGCCACCATGCAGCGGGACAGTTGAACGGAGAATCGGCAACACGTGCGTACCTGGAAACGCAAGGGCCGCGGCTCGTCGCTGCGCATCTGCTCACAACTCGACCCGCACGAGGTCGAACTGTTGGCGTCGATGATCGGCTCGATGCAGGAACTGTTGACCGAACGCGACGCCTCGGCACCTCGCGACGAGTTGTCGGAGCTCACCGGTATCCGGGTGGGCCACACCGAAGCTCCGTCCGATGTGACACTGGGCCGATTGCTGCCGGATTTCCATCGGCCCGACCAGGATCGTGAGCTGGCCGCCGACGTCGTCAACGGCGACGTGAACAGCGCACTACGCAGTGTGCACGAGCCGCACATCATCGAGGCCAAACTGACCGCCGCCCGGGTGGTGCTGGACACGCTTCCGCGTGGTGGGGGCGACTTGGCGCTCACCGAGGCACAGGCGATGGAGTGGCTGACCGCGCTCAACGACGTGCGTCTGGCGCTGGGCGCGATGCTCGGCATCTCCGAGGACACACCGGATCAACTTCCGCCCGAGCATCCGCATGCGGCGCACCTCGATGTGTACCACTGGTTGACGGTGATGCAGGAACTGCTCGTCGAGTCGTTGATGTGACCGGCGCATCGCAGATGCCCGGCGCGACGGCTCCGGCGGGTGACCGGATCACGGAGGTGGCGGGTATCTCGGTGGGCCATGCGACTCGGATCGATGACGCCGTGACGGTGGCTGCCGCGGATGGCACCGTGGATGGTCGGGGGTGGGCGACCGGGACAACGGTGGTGCGGATCGACGCGCCGGATGCGGTGTGTGCGGTCGATGTTCGCGGTGGCGGCCCCGGCACCCGGGAAACCGATCTGCTCGACCCGTCGAACACCGTGCAGACCGCCCACGCGATCGTGCTCACCGGCGGCAGTGCATTCGGCCTGGCCGCCGCGGACGGCGTGATGGCCGGTCTCGAGCAGGCGGGTGTCGGCCTCGTCATGGATGAGCACGGTCATGTGGTGCCGATCGTGCCGGCCGCGGTCATCTTCGACCTGCCGGTCGGCGCCTGGGACCGTCGGCCGGACGCCGAGTTCGGTAGAGAAGCGCTCGCGTCGGCGACGCCGGAGTTCGCCGTCGGGAGCGTCGGTGCCGGTGCCGGTGCACGGGCAGGCGCGATGAAAGGTGGCGTGGGAACGGCGTCGACCACCCTCACCGACGGGCCGGCCGCCGGGATCACCGTCGGCGCGGTGATGGTCGCCAACCCGGTCGGCGCCGTGATCGACCCCACGACCGGTCTGCCGTGGTCGGCGACCGCCGACGATCTCGCGCACCATGGTCTGGCGTCACCAGATCCCGCCGAGATCGCCCACCATGCCGAATTGACGGCGAAGCAGACCGTGCTGAACACCACCATCGGGGTGGTCGCCACCGATGCGTCGCTGGACGCGGCCTCGGTGAAGCGGGTGGCGATGGCCGGCCACGATGGGCTGGCCCGGGCGATCGTGCCTGCGCACTCGCCGCTCGACGGTGACACCATCTTCGCGGTGGCCACCGCGAAGCGTCGTCCGGACGCGATTCCCGAGGTGCCGCGGGGGATGAACCCCGACGTCGCGGTGCTGGCCGAGGTGTGCCGCGCATCCGCGCTTGTCGTGCAGCGGGCCATCGTCAATGCGGTGATCAGTGCGCGGCCGGTGGCCGGTATCCCGTCCTTTGGCGAGGTGTTGGCGTCGGCGTTGCGTTGAGCGGTTCCCACCTGTCGCGATCGTGATCGCCCCGGGGCGTTGGCGTCAGCCGTCGAGGAATAGCGTGGTCGGCAGCGACGTTGTGGTTGACCGTTGAGTTTCGCGCCGGCGGCGCGGTGCCCCAAACGTCGTGACCGATGTCAGGAGGAGACGAGTGCTGAGGATCAGCCAGGAGCTGGTTGATGCGATGGTCGCGCACGCACGCGCCGACCACCCGGATGAGGCCTGCGGGGTGATCGCCGGTCCCGAGGGGTCCGATCGTCCGGATCGGTTCATCGCGATGAT containing:
- a CDS encoding isochorismatase family protein, whose amino-acid sequence is MAEHAPKDHALIVVDVQNDFCEGGALGVNGGAAVAHAVNQILGDYRTVVATRDYHIDPGDHFSEKPDYVDSWPPHCRVGTDGVAFHPDFADAVAHQVFDKGHYSAAYSGFEGAADGVTLAEWLRDRGITHVDVVGIATDHCVRATALDAVREGFDTRVLLNFTAAVSAQTAKKALKEMRDAGVELDGDLIYDGSSGNG
- a CDS encoding nicotinate phosphoribosyltransferase; protein product: MTIDNTALLTDQYELTMVSAALRHPMAHRPCVFEVFARRLPDGRRYGVVAGTGRLIDELARFRFGEEELASVSRFLDDDTVRWLRDYRFTGDIDGYREGELYFPGSPILSVRTTFAEGVLLETLILSILNHDSAIASAAARMVSAAAGRPIIEMGSRRTHERAAVASARAAYLAGVAATSNLEAARTYGVPSAGTAAHAFTLGFTGPDGPDEKAAFAAQIEALAIGTTLLVDTYDITQGVRNAIDVAGTGLGGVRIDSGDLGVLARQVRDQLDSLGATDTKIVVSGDLDEYAIASLRAEPVDTYGVGTSLVTGSGAPTAGMIYKLVEVDGLPVAKRASHKESKGGAKRAVRAARASGTIVEEILYRTVDDPPSSDGLTLRPLQIPLVRGGDPVDGLPTLENGRTHLADALVSLPWEGLGLSHGDPAVPTRYVLG
- the clpS gene encoding ATP-dependent Clp protease adapter ClpS, encoding MGCRSERSDDGGPGGTTVVEPELAENAAALDRPWVTIVWDDPVNLMRYVTFVFQKVFGYSESHANQLMMQVHTEGKAVVSAGERDKMEGDVRKLHAAGLWATMQRDS
- the aosR gene encoding oxidative stress transcriptional regulator AosR encodes the protein MRTWKRKGRGSSLRICSQLDPHEVELLASMIGSMQELLTERDASAPRDELSELTGIRVGHTEAPSDVTLGRLLPDFHRPDQDRELAADVVNGDVNSALRSVHEPHIIEAKLTAARVVLDTLPRGGGDLALTEAQAMEWLTALNDVRLALGAMLGISEDTPDQLPPEHPHAAHLDVYHWLTVMQELLVESLM
- a CDS encoding P1 family peptidase encodes the protein MPGATAPAGDRITEVAGISVGHATRIDDAVTVAAADGTVDGRGWATGTTVVRIDAPDAVCAVDVRGGGPGTRETDLLDPSNTVQTAHAIVLTGGSAFGLAAADGVMAGLEQAGVGLVMDEHGHVVPIVPAAVIFDLPVGAWDRRPDAEFGREALASATPEFAVGSVGAGAGARAGAMKGGVGTASTTLTDGPAAGITVGAVMVANPVGAVIDPTTGLPWSATADDLAHHGLASPDPAEIAHHAELTAKQTVLNTTIGVVATDASLDAASVKRVAMAGHDGLARAIVPAHSPLDGDTIFAVATAKRRPDAIPEVPRGMNPDVAVLAEVCRASALVVQRAIVNAVISARPVAGIPSFGEVLASALR